CTTGAGATTTTTGTTATATACAGAATTTGGTCTATTACCTATGATAATGCATTGTCTGATTTCGTTGATTTTTAATTTTACAGAAAAGTCAGATATAGAATCCAGAATCAAAGCTGCTCGAGCTGCTAAAGAAGCCTTACTTGAGAGCGCAAAGTCAGATTTGCAAATGAGACGCGACCGAGAAAGAGAAAGAGTTGAAAAGGTTTGGGTTTTACCGTTTTACCCATCATTTTAAATTCAACTTTTACGTATGtttgtttataattttttttttttttttaatgtttataattttttatttttattttttttaaaattttatgcaGATGAAAAGAACTGTAATTATAAATGACGACCTAACATTTCTGAGGGAGCTTGAGAAACTATGCCAATATTCAGGGTTTATAAACCCATTGGAAAAACTTGGGCTGCGTTTGAAGGAAGAATACTATTACGGGTATGAGTACATGGATGATGATGATAGTGTCGTCTATGATGATCTTGAAGATGGCGAGATCTTTTGACGTTAACATGCCATGCCGCCTGCAGTTGAtagattttttttattgttgtgaaTTGAGTCACTAAACGCTGATACTTATTATATGTGAGTAGGTGAAGTGTAAATGACGATTATTGTATATCCCGGAATAACATGATGGTTCTGGTGGTGTTTCTTGTATGTCGAATCGAGTAAATCTGTATAAAAAATAGTGCAGTGAGTTAGATCATCAAATGCCTAATTTGCAATGGTAGTAAAGTTTGTTACATTAGAGTCCCTTTATGTCCAAAATCAGTATCTTGTGTAGAGTGCCTTAATGTCCagaaatctttatttttatttgtttatttgtaAATTCAAACAATCCTGTTAAAGGTTTGTACTTTCGAAATCAAGACGAACACTAATACACCACTATAAACATAGTATGCAGTTACAGAACAGTAAATGAACCATATAACTAATTTAGCTTTATTGGGCTTAGGTCACGTCTGTACTTTGTACTGGGCCGAACCAGCTTTAATAAGCCCATGTGGCCATTTCCACATGGTAACAGAATTTCAGACTTATAAACAGAATTCTGTTAGAGATTTCCTAAAAGTGAAAGATAAAAAAAATCGGATGGTTGAAGAGGTACAGAAATCAGGTGTCCGATCAGATGGAGAAGAACGGAAAGACAATGCCGGCGAGGGAGATACGTCTTCGATACCTCGTAAAGAAATAAAACGACACCCACTCGAACATTCATGGACGTTTTGGTTCGATAATCCATCTGCAAAGTCTAAACAGGTAGCGTGGGGCAGTTCCATTCGTCCGATTTACACTTTCTCCACCGTCGAAGAATTCTGGAGGTCAAATTTTAATTATATTCATCGCATTTTGTTAATATATAAGAtccgtttttgaaatgagtttttgaCGTGTGTTTGTTTGAAATGTTTAATACAAAATCAGCTTGTACAACAATCTGCATAGACCGAGTCGGTTGGCTGCAGGAGCTGACCTTCACTGTTTTAAGAACCGGATTGAACCTAAGTGGGAAGACCCGGTTTGTGCTCATGGTGGAAAATGGACTGTGACATTTCCTAAGTCGAAATCCGACACATGTTGGCTCTACACggtggtttatttatttatttttattactaaccATTCTGTTCTCATTACCCGTTAGTTCTGTGTATGGTTGTATTCACTCTAACCTCATTTTAATGTGAAAGTTGCTAGCAATGATTGGAGAACAGTTTGATCACGGAGACGAGATTTGTGGGGCCGTCGTTAATGTTAGATCTAGGCAGGAAAAAATCGCTCTTTGGACCAAAAATGCAACCAATGAGGCCGCCCAGGtatgttttttttaattttaatggcAAACACACAAACCAATATCACGAGTATTCACAAATGTCTACAAATAGTCCCACTCTAGGACTTGTTGATGAGTTATTTCGATACCGATAAGCCAATGGCTCTTTGATGTGTTTGGCTTGTTTACAGATGAGTATTGGGAGACAATGGAAGGAGTTTCTTGACTACAATGACATGATAGGGTTCATATTTCATGTAAGCGTATTTTTTGTTTTTAAGCTTGGTGCGTATTTAAGTTATGTGACGTCAgacaattatattatacttatgtttaTATTAATACGGATATGGAATGGATCATATCATATTACAGGATGATGCTAAGAAACTTGACAGAGGGGCTAAAAATAAATACACGACATGACGCGTTGTATGTTTGCTGATTTGCTTGACATTCATCAGAGTTGTAGTTTTGTTTGCATACATAAATGAATGAATGCTGCGTTCTCAAGTAGTTGTTTCTCATGTTAAACATCTTTAATCGATTCCATATTATGTAGGAGCATCTTCTCTCTAATGTTATTATCGatctatttatttatttgaaaTCACATACTTAACAGAACTTAAACCTACAATTAGCAGTAACACTTTACAAAAAAAGAACACTTGAATGTATTTATGACTTAATTTTTTCAAGAGCAGTTTCTCTTTTTATATTGAAACGAATTCTTGGAAATATTGTTCAATTACGAGTGTTTTATACGATTTCTTATGCTTCTTAATTACAAGGCTCTTCAAT
The window above is part of the Rutidosis leptorrhynchoides isolate AG116_Rl617_1_P2 chromosome 1, CSIRO_AGI_Rlap_v1, whole genome shotgun sequence genome. Proteins encoded here:
- the LOC139901114 gene encoding eukaryotic translation initiation factor 4E-2-like; the protein is MVTEFQTYKQNSVRDFLKVKDKKNRMVEEVQKSGVRSDGEERKDNAGEGDTSSIPRKEIKRHPLEHSWTFWFDNPSAKSKQVAWGSSIRPIYTFSTVEEFWSLYNNLHRPSRLAAGADLHCFKNRIEPKWEDPVCAHGGKWTVTFPKSKSDTCWLYTLLAMIGEQFDHGDEICGAVVNVRSRQEKIALWTKNATNEAAQMSIGRQWKEFLDYNDMIGFIFHDDAKKLDRGAKNKYTT